Proteins encoded within one genomic window of Rhinolophus sinicus isolate RSC01 linkage group LG14, ASM3656204v1, whole genome shotgun sequence:
- the KCNA10 gene encoding potassium voltage-gated channel subfamily A member 10, whose amino-acid sequence MDVCGWKEMEVALVNFDNSDEIQEPQDYATDFDPSSRNGQPGSSPFSNWGVLISDSTNHETAFSKLPGDFIHSPGPEPGVMSEGNQRVIINIAGLRFETQLRTLNQFPETLLGDREKRMQFFDSMRNEYFFDRNRPSFDGILYYYQSGGKIRRPANVPIDVFADEISFYELGAEALDQFREDEGFLKDPETPLPTNDFHRQFWLLFEYPESSSAARGVATVSVLVVIVSITIFCLETLPEFRDDRELKVMRDPSLNASRTVLTHTMFTDPFFMVESTCIVWFTFELVLRFVVCPSKTGFFRNIMNIIDIISIIPYFATVITELVQETEPSAQQNMSLATLRIIRLVRVFRIFKLSRHSKGLQILGQTLKASMQELGLLIFFLFVGVILFSSAVYFAEVDEPESHFSSIPDGFWWAVVTMTTVGYGDMCPTTAGGKIVGILCAIAGVLTIALPVPVIVSNFNYFYHRETENEEKQNIPREINKILKSTESRAGSIDSLNKTNGGCCAEKSRK is encoded by the coding sequence ATGGATGTGTGTGGCTGGAAAGAAATGGAGGTCGCTCTGGTCAATTTTGATAACTCAGACGAAATCCAGGAACCGCAAGACTACGCCACAGACTTCGACCCAAGCAGCCGAAACGGCCAGCCTGGGAGCAGCCCCTTCTCCAACTGGGGTGTCCTCATCAGCGATAGCACCAACCACGAGACGGCCTTCTCCAAGCTCCCAGGAGACTTCATCCATTCCCCAGGGCCTGAGCCAGGGGTCATGAGTGAAGGAAACCAGCGGGTCATCATCAACATTGCTGGGCTGAGGTTCGAGACCCAGCTTAGAACCCTCAATCAGTTCCCAGAGACCCTTCTGGGAGACCGGGAGAAGAGGATGCAGTTCTTCGACTCCATGAGAAACGAGTATTTCTTCGACAGAAACCGGCCCAGTTTTGACGGAATTCTATATTATTACCAATCTGGCGGGAAAATCAGGCGCCCGGCCAATGTCCCCATTGACGTCTTTGCTGATGAGATCTCCTTCTATGAGCTAGGGGCTGAGGCCCTGGACCAGTTCCGGGAGGATGAAGGCTTCCTCAAAGACCCGGAAACACCGCTCCCCACCAATGACTTCCACCGGCAGTTCTGGCTCCTCTTCGAGTACCCCGAGAGCTCCAGTGCTGCCCGTGGCGTGGCCACGGTCTCCGTGTTGGTGGTGATCGTCTCCATCACGATCTTCTGCCTGGAGACACTCCCTGAGTTCCGGGACGACAGAGAGCTGAAGGTGATGAGAGACCCCAGCCTGAACGCGAGCAGGACCGTCCTCACCCACACCATGTTCACGGACCCTTTCTTCATGGTGGAGTCCACCTGCATCGTGTGGTTCACCTTCGAGCTGGTGCTGCGGTTCGTGGTCTGCCCCAGCAAGACCGGCTTCTTCAGAAACATCATGAATATCATCGACATCATCTCCATCATCCCCTACTTTGCAACCGTCATCACAGAGCTGGTCCAGGAGACGGAGCCCAGCGCCCAGCAGAACATGTCGCTGGCCACCCTGAGGATCATCCGGCTGGTGAGGGTCTTCCGCATCTTCAAGCTCTCCCGCCATTCCAAGGGGCTGCAGATCCTGGGGCAGACGCTGAAGGCGTCCATGCAGGAGCTGGGGCTGCTCATCTTCTTCCTCTTCGTTGGCGTCATCCTCTTCTCCAGCGCCGTCTACTTTGCCGAGGTGGACGAGCCCGAGTCCCATTTCTCCAGCATTCCTGATGGCTTCTGGTGGGCGGTGGTCACCATGACAACTGTGGGCTACGGCGACATGTGCCCGACCACCGCAGGGGGCAAGATTGTGGGCATTCTGTGTGCCATTGCAGGGGTGCTTACCATTGCCCTCCCTGTGCCTGTCATTGTCTCCAACTTTAACTACTTCTACCATCGGGAGACTGAGAATGAGGAGAAGCAAAACATCCCACGAGAAATCAACAAAATCCTCAAAAGTACGGAGTCAAGAGCGGGCAGCATCGACTCTCTTAATAAGACCAATGGTGGCTGCTGTGCAGAGAAGTCCCGGAAGTGA